Part of the Cercospora beticola chromosome 5, complete sequence genome is shown below.
TTCATTCAAGATCGCATCTTGACAAGCAAATACAACAAACCATTTCCAGTCACATTACTACCTTCAGCCATCGGGTATTATTTGGGCGTTCAGTCTGGCAAGAAACAAGCTGAGACGCTGGCCGAGTTTCGAAAGGTGCATGAGGAGAATCAGGCTATGTTGAAGGAGATTTCATGGAAGCAGAAGTAGAGCTGTAATTCATTGGTTCTGGCGTGAGCTCTGAAGCCCCACCAACAAGTAATTTGATTCGTCACCGCTGCGGGGCGCTTTGAGAAGCGGTGTGCCAGAGCAAGGTTCGCACAGTCAAGATCAAGCTATCATATTGTCACAGATCTGCTGATTTGTCATCCTGCTATAGGCACTTTGGTGAGTACAGTCGAACCATCGTCTGTCACCAACAATTGCTAACGCCTAATTAGGCGGAGTGGTTGTGAGTATACTCAACTGCCTACATAAATGCAACTTGTTCTAATGAAAATTTAGAACGCGCTGGCCTGCTATTGGAACTATACGACTCAGTCGTATTCAACTGTCTAGCCAGTTCCTTCGGGAGCGTGGTATGTTCTACTACATGATTCGTTCGACTTGAGCCGCTTCTAACTGTCTAATAGTGTTCGAATCACACAGGGTATGCCCTGCCACAACGTCACTTCACGATGTACAGTTTCTAACTGTTCAAAAGTGTCGTCGAGCATCATGCTTCAAATCTTTTTTTTTGCTTTTTCAACGTTTAATATACACGTGGTGGTGtcgctggagaagctgcatGGGGACGTAAGTGAACAAGCGAACAATTCTGTTTTTGGACTTCGACTTTTAGCGTACACATCGACACCACTTCAGTGAATCACCTGTACAGGGCGATTACGCTTCATCTGAGACGATCAACGACCGTGCGTGGGATGTCAAACAAGACTCAAGAAACAATACTTCGAAGCGAACTAAATTCACTTCAATTTCGTACCTGCCCTATAATTTTGCCATCCTCCTCTGCCACATATGAACACGACAGCGCACTATCACAGCACACTTCCCTCGTTCCCATGAAATGACATGCCCCATTGCCAACCACCTTGACCAACTACATACATTTACAACCCCTGCTCGAGATGTTGAACCTTCTCTTTGACGGAGTTTCCACGAGCCCTGCCATTTCTGATCGCAACACTGCCCCCGCCGTCGATACTCATACCTTTCCGCATCCCATCCAGCTTGACCGAGAAAGCACGAGGTCTTGGACGCAATATGCATGAGATTATTTCAAGACTGTCCACCGACGAATGCTCGCTTGTCCGGACTTCATCCACAAGTGATTGTGGGGTCATGGGCGTCGTGAAAGGATGCCCGTCCgttgagggcgaggagatggTGTCCTCGCTTCCAAGGCTTGGAGTCTCGCCAGTATTGTGTTCTGGGGTATGAAGCTCTGACTTCAATTTTGTCGTTTCAGCAGGCTTAGCCTCGTCGCCGGACGGCTGGACAATGGCGTTTGCTTTAGTCGAAAGTCGAAGAGTTTTGATTCTCAAGGGCGACCCATCGCAAGTCATGTTGCCCGGCTTTGGAGCATGAGTCGGCGTGCTGATCGTCCTGGCTCGGAACCTGACCATGTCACGACGCTTTCCGAACGGATTGGCTCGAGCCAGCGCATTGCGAGTCTCCGAAGGAAGTTCAATTCCCATATTTCGCAATCTGAGTGGTGttgctggctggctgcaaGCACGTCTGGGCGTTACGGAAGAGGTGAGAGTCTTCGTggttcgacttcttcctcgagcCTCTTGAACAACTTCCTTTGATGTCTTGATCGTGACCAGGGGTCGTCTTCTGATGGTTTGCGGGAGCAACACACTTCGTGTGAGCAGGAACAATTGCGGCTGGAATGGATGACCACATGTTCCGACCTGAACGAGATTATCAATTGCGTCGATCACTAAGATCCCAAGCAAATGTGTGCCCAGTATTGCGGCCGCGGTCAGCCAATTCGCAAGGTGTAGCTTGATCTCCGAGCCATGTCGATCGTGAATGAGAGATGGCGATTGAAATGAATTCCAGCTGCTGATAATCGCGACCAGTGCCAGGAAGATTTGGAGTCCTTCGATAGCAAAGGCGTGAGTGGCTACGACTTTCGACCTATATTTCGTGTTGAGATGAAGTCTAGCAAAATAGTTGTATGCCAGGCTACAAGCAGTCGACCCGCCGATCAAGATGAATAAGAGTAGGACTGTCATGCTGCTCAGCTTTGGAGAAGGAGGGAAATGTCTGCCGCACCATCAGGAAGTTCTGAGATTGCAAAATGCAGCGTTTGCTACTCCTGAGACATCAGCCACAAACTCAAGACATATCCGTCGGATGTCTTCATCTGATACTGCTCAACATATCAGTAATGCATGCGGAAGTTGCATTTGCTGCCATGGATCTGGATTGGAGGAGCTAAAGTTGTGCGTGATTAGCATCGATCGACAAGGTCTGGAGGCCAGAAATCCATAACCTCCAACTGGGAAATCGATGCGTGGTCACTGCAGCTCGCCGTCGCAAAGGATCAATTGGCAAAAGTTCCAGTGCATTGGCAAAAAGATTGTTGGAGCAGGCCCGAATCGAACCGGCATCCCTCCCCCCGGCACCTGGACAGTCCAGGCAATAGGCCGAAAGGGAGTGTCTTACCGTTAGACCACAGCCCCTTTGATGGCAAGATTGTTTGCATCCAGTATATTATGCTAGCAGTGGAAGGTCCAGTTTGTGTCTTGGTCGAAGTCCGTTACATCTGCAGTGACCAGATCTGCTACACGGTCCTCTCCCGCATCAGAAGCACCAACATGGCAAAACAAATTTCGCTAGCTAGCAAGAAAGCAAAAGAATAGCGCTGGAGCTGGCCGGACTTGAACCGACATCCCATCGAGCAAAGCGGGCTTCCCACTGAAAATGCTTGACGTATCTTACCATTGGACCACAGCCCCCAGTGACAACGGGACGTCTTGAACGTAGCATATTATGCTCCTCAAGTGAGGATTGGTATTGTGAGCGACAAGCCTGAGGATGGTTGCAGTGACGCTGCGCTCGACCGATCAAGGATATGGCAAAAGGCAAAAAGACGGTATCATTGGAGCAGGCCAGAATCGAACTGGCATCCCTCCGGCAACTGGTCTCCCAGTTCAAAAGGCCAGGAAGATCTTACCATTGGACCACAACCCCTTTGATGGCATGGTGCTTTGTATCTCGTATGTGACACTAGCGTGGCGGGGCGCCGGATGTCAGTATTGCACTGAAGTAGTCGAGCTGTTCGGTCAGAGACAATGTGCTTGTGTCGTGCAACGGCAACAGGCGGCGATGAGGTAtgaagaggttgaagaagaaagtgTCCCGAGTCAAATTTACCCGCTCTCTTGAGTCTTCCTACAGGCACGGCTCAGTCCTACACAAAAGTAGCCTTCATTACACAACGCCTCGCTATGGACTCCCTTTTGAAACAAACCAATATGGCTTTTGTACATCACCTCATTCCAGACCTGATCACCGCCTCACAGGCTTGCCTCCTTGGaacttcctcttctgtgCAGGCTGGCTTCCGTAATTCCTCCTCGCCTGATCAGGCTTCTTCATGCTGGCTCCAAGATTGATGTCGACCTTGGGAGGCACTGAGAATCCGAAACCCTTGGCCACTTTCTTGAGGTCAAGCTTGTGGATGTCGAACACTGTACGAAGCGAGTGGGAAGCATAGGCCTGAAGATAAGATCTATAGCCATCTTTGGCAGACTGTGAAAATTGTTAGTAATCGCTATGCTCAGTCTTCCTTCCAAAGTACTCACCTTGTTCAAATAGTAGTTCTTGCCAATGAGCATCTCCAACTGTGACTGGATATCAAGAATCTTCTTTGGTGGGATCTCGAACTCGACAAGAGGCACCTTTGCCTCCTTCAGGTGCGACAAGAAACCAACTTCACTCGGCTGCAAGAACATCAAACTCTTTCCCTTCGCATTTGCACCTCGCGCTGTTCTGCCGACGCGATGAATGTAATCGCGAGGGTCATCCGGAGGATCGAACTGCACAATCCAATCTACAGCAGGGATATCAAGACCTCTTGCTGCTACATCTGTGCAGATGAGGGTTCCAGACTTGGCGTTACAGAATTCGAAAAATGTGTTCGTCCGTTTCTGTTGCTTTTGCTTGCCATGCAAATCGAGGACCGGCAGATCGATGTAGTTGAGAAGTTCTGAGTAGTACTTGACGCAGTTAcagctgctgaagaagacaaTGATCTTCTTCTGGGGATGCTTCTTGAGGAAGGTAAAGAGTAGGCGGAACCGCATATCGGAGTCGCAGATCACGTACCCTTGCTCCAACCCGGCGACTGTGCTGTGCTCTTCCTTGTCGTCCACGTTGATGTATAGAGGTCGCTCTCGAAGTGAGACTCTCGCAAGATCCGCAACCTTTGTCGTCTGCGTAGCGGAAAAGAGCATGGTTTGACGATCGTCCTTTGGTAAAATCTTGACAATCTGTCGCATCTCGTCCTCGAAACCCACTTCCAGAATTCGATCGGCTTCGTCAATGACAAGTGCCTTGACATTCTTGAACACAAACCCTGGAGTGTTCTGCAGATGATCGAGCAAGCGTCCCGGCGTGGCAATGAGCAGATTCACACCCTTGGccagcttctccgcctcTGCCCTTCGGTTCGCACCACCAATGACAATGCCAAAAGTCTGTGAGTGGTGCTCCATGAGTTCTCGCGCGACACCAAAAATTTGGAGCGCCAGCTCTCGAGTTGGTGAGACCACAATCACACCAGTTCCGTTTCGCGGCTTGAATCGAAGACCATGCAGCAACTCTACGCAAGGTACAAGGAATGCCAGTGTCTTTCCAGATCCAGTCTTTGCGGCACCTAGCACGTCCTTGCCTGCCAATAGCGGGCCCATCGCCCTTCTCTGAATTTCTGTCATGTTCTCGAATTTCATGTCATTGATAGCGCGCATGGTCTTCTCACTCAGATTGACCTCGGAGAACTTCTTCGGCTCTTCGCTTGTACTGGGTAGCGATACACCGACTGCTGAAGGTAGATCGGCTGCTTCTtgatcctcgtcctcttcttccacctCAGAGTCTGCATCATGGCCGTTCGTTTGCGGTTGCTGCTCGTCATCTGATCCAAATGCGGCGAAATCGTCTTCGTTCTCGAcatcagcagcaccagcctctgctgcagcatcctTCAATTCCTGGTTGACCTGCTCTTCTGCCTCAACCTCTTCCGCGTGTGCTTCCTCAACAGGCGCTTGCTCAGCTTTTGCCAGCGCTTTCAGT
Proteins encoded:
- the HAS1 gene encoding ATP-dependent RNA helicase (BUSCO:EOG09261F73); the encoded protein is MSDRLFSWTPESNDDDYIRESTRRKRKHSHKPGNPALMSGGLPSPAMEREDPIENGAKSAKKSKKEHKKRKHESDGAVNGDAVREKKRKVTPPVDADDDSAPEEQPSKKKSKQERKEEKRRLKALAKAEQAPVEEAHAEEVEAEEQVNQELKDAAAEAGAADVENEDDFAAFGSDDEQQPQTNGHDADSEVEEEDEDQEAADLPSAVGVSLPSTSEEPKKFSEVNLSEKTMRAINDMKFENMTEIQRRAMGPLLAGKDVLGAAKTGSGKTLAFLVPCVELLHGLRFKPRNGTGVIVVSPTRELALQIFGVARELMEHHSQTFGIVIGGANRRAEAEKLAKGVNLLIATPGRLLDHLQNTPGFVFKNVKALVIDEADRILEVGFEDEMRQIVKILPKDDRQTMLFSATQTTKVADLARVSLRERPLYINVDDKEEHSTVAGLEQGYVICDSDMRFRLLFTFLKKHPQKKIIVFFSSCNCVKYYSELLNYIDLPVLDLHGKQKQQKRTNTFFEFCNAKSGTLICTDVAARGLDIPAVDWIVQFDPPDDPRDYIHRVGRTARGANAKGKSLMFLQPSEVGFLSHLKEAKVPLVEFEIPPKKILDIQSQLEMLIGKNYYLNKSAKDGYRSYLQAYASHSLRTVFDIHKLDLKKVAKGFGFSVPPKVDINLGASMKKPDQARRNYGSQPAQKRKFQGGKPVRR